ATGAGAATGCTTTGTATAGTTGAAACTATTGGTTTGTCTTGATTAAACTCGTGATTACTGATTTGCATCCAAATCACTAATAATCATGTTAAGGAGTTTATAAGTAATTTTAAACACAAGCATACACGCGTGTGGGTATTCTGTAGATGTTGGAAAATGTGGGTAGTAGTCCCACATTGTCAAGTCAATTTGAGCCATAGTTTGAGTAGATGAATTTTGCGTGCGCGCGACGAGTGACTTGGAATGTGTTCTCCTCCGATGGAGCTTTTCGAGACACTTTGAATCACTAAAAATGACCAAGAGATGGATGAGATATGATCATCTCTTAGTAGTGGAAATTTCTATAAAAGAATGAAAGTCCCGTTGAATTTGTAAAGGAGAATGCATAGCTTTATATAGTAAAACACTTATGTCGTAAAACACTTATGTAGTGTTCAAATGTGTTACTTATGTATTGCTCCAACACCTATGTGCGCACATGGGTGCAAATCGAGTTTGTCCGCGTGTGCGACGTGCAGACACGAATGTAGCGGAAAATTGGCCTGAATAATCACATACTACTTTTGCTAAATTTAATTTTCACTGGGCTTGGGCTTGGGCTTTTAAATTCTTAATTCGTTTTTGACTACGAATCATTATAATTGATTTAGCGTAATAATAATCTGATTCAGTTACAGATTTGATTGTTAATTAACGCGTTTTATTTAAGTACGCGTGAAGTAGCGCACACGTTTCCCTCGAGCCTATATATTATCGTATTATCGTATCAGGTTTACGGTTAGAAGATTATTCATTCGATATACACAACCGCCTCCTAAAATCACAAACCCTATACTCTCTCTGTTCCGGTGATAGTTTCTTGCTCCGTTCAAGTTTGCCGAAGGTGTTGTTCGTGTAACTTCGCCGTTCTCTCGTTTTATTCTGGGGACTGGGAGGCTAACAACCCGCATATACGGTGAGGGTTgtaatagctttaaggagacagttatACGACTGGACTCGAGAACTTCTATGTCATATTCTTTTTGTTGTTTTTCTGTTATTTGCATATTTTTGTAGGTATTAATCATAGATTGTGGTTCACAGCTGTTTATATGTAGATCGCTGTACTACAAATCACAGTCACAATTAGGGGTGAAATCGATCTCATACAAGCCTAGTATTGTCAATTCTAAGCTCCAATTTTAGCTTGACAGAACGAGTTTGGCTCGAGAGCTTGATCAAAGTGTACTTAATTTCAACAGAAGCTCGAAACATACTTAATAATTTGGAATATATATAATACATGATCAGTAAATAATAACTTATGTGAAAGGCGCAGGCTAGCAAGCCGAACAAAGCTCATTTTCTGCTTAATAGTAAGTATTTAAGTAGCTCGATTTTGAGCTCGGCTAAGTTATTGGTAAGTCGAATTCGAGTGTTCTATGAGCTGAGATCGAACTGTTTACAAACAGCTTGACCCATACTTAATTTTGATAAAAACTGAAACTTTTTATATATTGTTAAAGACCTAAAAGAATATAACACATGTTATTTGTACCATCCAATTCTTAAGCCCCTTATTCTATGTAAAACAATAATAAAGAAAGGAAAGCCAAACAAGTTATATTCAACTGTCATGGTATTTAGTGAAACATGTTTGATTGTGTgaatttctttatttttaataaaCATAATTGATGGAGTTTTCTTATTTCACATTTGTTTGGTGGTGTGAAGGTACTATGGAGGAACTTTATCTGAGAAAGTACTTGGGAAGGCATTGAAAGCTTCTGGAGTTCCGAGAAATGAGTATTTTGTGTCAACAAAATGCGGAAGGTATAAGGAGGGTTTTGATTTTAGTGCTGACAGGGTGACTAGAAGCATTGATGAGAGCTTGGCTAGATTGCAGCTTGATTATGTCGACATATTGCAATGCCACGATATTGAATTTGGGTCTCTTGATCAGGTGTTTGATTTGCTGACTCCTGTCTTCTTCTCATCTTGATTATGTGTTGTATAATCCTTGCATGTTTAGGTCTTCAACTTCTTCTAAGAATTTTTTAGGATAAGTGCGTATTTAGAATTTTAAGCATATAATTTGGGTGTATAGCTGTGGCTAGCAATGAGACACACTATTGGCTTGTTTACTTCtgttatttaaaattatttaccTATTCATAATTCGTTTTTGGTTTGTGACAGATTGTAAATGAGACTATTCCAGCTCTGCAAAAACTCAAGGAAACTGGGAAAATCAGGTTCATTGGTATAACTGGACTCCCATTAGAGATCTTCACTTACGTTTTAGATCGAGTGCCGCTAGGCACTGTTGATGTAATTTTATCATACTGTCATTATGGTATTAATGATTCTGCTTTGGAAGATCTACTTCCGTATCTGAAGAGCAAAGGTGTTGGTGTGATCAGTGCTTCTCCACTTGCAATGGGGCTTCTTACAGAGAATGGCCCTCCAGAGTGGCACCCAGCATCGAATGAGCTCAAGGTTCTATATGTTCTTTTATTTCTATAACCTGAGgtttttcttatttttgaattattaccAGATCTGTGTCTCAGTGTGTTTATCGTCATTTCGTTCGGGAGGGTAGGAGTTGTAAAATTTGGTTTGTTCGACACAGTTACATTTATGTATGTAAGTTTGTTTTTTTCTATATATTTTTTACTGTttgtaatttggatgccagaCAGTGGGAAAATGGCACAACTAAgagaaattttataaaacaaaaaagTAGAAGGAGAATAAAGTGAAGTCAATGAGCTGAATGTTCAGAGGTCTTTGCTAAGGATAGGTATATGAAGATTTCATTAATTACTGTGAGAACTAGTTATACATTGTTTTATCATTCAAGTTGGATAACTTGTCATCTGCTATCTAGAGATGAGTATGTACGTTGTGATGCTTACCTAGTTACCTGTACATCTTTGTATCACGCGTTTAATGACAGCAATAAGAGCTTGTCAAACTATATGCTATTAAATCATCATAGACATGCAAGTAGAGGTTTCTAATTTAGGTATGTTGTTTTTATATGACCAAGTCGATGTTAAATACTGAAATAACTCCCATGCATTGTTTCTGTTTCTCTGCAGGCTGCATGCCAAGCTGCTGCAGTTTTTTGCAAAGGAAAGGggaaaaatatttcaaaattagCTATGCAGTACAGCTTGTCAAACAAAGACATCGCTTCTGTACTGGTTGGAATGAGTTCTGTTCAACAGGTTGTGATACCTATTAATATGCATACTTGTTTCATATATAACATGTCAAAGTTATATTGCCAGTTTAAGGAGCCTTGCTTATATTatattaattcattaaaataatATGGTACAGCATCGATATTGTGCTCcaaattttgtaaaatattagAGATCGTCAACATTTATTTCTATCTTGTCTGGTTAGCTTTGATAAAAAAAAGAGATGATCATTGTTAGGGTGAACAGTGAGATTTAAATATTTTCAGTTggtttaaaataattaaaaaaattaaataaaaaatctTTCCAGTTACTTATAGATTTCCTATATTTGATGTAGTTCTGTCAAGTTCCCCCCATGTAGACGTGCATTAccatgtgtgtgtgtgtgttgttgTGTTAATAAGTTCATATTACTTTGCATATCGCTGATTCAGGTGTAGCCTGTGGTTGGGCAACACTCAACGTGTAGTAAAGTAGTATGTGTGTAAGTAATATCTGTGTGTTTAAAATATGTGTAGTTGCACAATTGCATATAATTATAGTGGATGTGTAAAGCTGAAATGATCCATCCAATGGATTATAATTAATGGGTGTGCTTATTTCTTTTGGAGGATATCAGATCCTAACATATTACGAAATCATATTAGTTACATCTGACTTGTAAAAATGTAGTCTCCCAACTGTAACAGTAGCTGACACTGCCTTGATTTGCTAAGAACTTTTACATCCATGAAGGAAAATCAACCTATGAAAAATAGGACATATTTGGATTTCCCCTGATTAATGAATTATGTGCAAACGATCCTTCCTAGAATTGGTAAATAGTTGCGTAACAAATACATAGGTAAATCAACACATATTGAGATGTTATGCATTTCTTACTGTCATTTTTGTAATTTCCTCAAATACAAATTGCCGATTAAGCTTTTGGGACCTCTCTTAGGTTTACCCATTTAGTGAATAATATGATAAATTTAACTGTGTTGTACGAAAGATATTAACTCTTTTCATCCTTTACTAAGGAACTGTAATAATATCTTAATTTTGCAACAGGTTGAAGAAAATGTTGCATCTGCCACAGAACTTGCAACTGCTGGAATAGATGAGAAGACATTGTCGGAGGTTAAAGAGATATTGAAACCAGTCAAGAATCAGACATGGCCAAGTGGTATTCAAAGTTGATTCCGTCGACACCATTATCTGCTTATCTTGGACAAATCACATTTCCGTCAAACAGAAGTTAAATTTCTAATAATGTTGTTAAAATAAGAATATTTATATCATGAATGATTGAGAAATTCAGTTTCTGGGAAAATTATTACAGAAACATGCGAGTTTACTACATAGAGTTGGTGTAAAATATCATTTTACAAGGTGGTGCTGTGTTATTTTGAAACAGAACACCTTCTGTAAGATGGACTTCCTGTCTATTTAAACTTGTTTCATTATTTGATCAATTGAATAAAATTGTCTTTACTCTGTGCATATAATGAAGCATCAGAGTTGCTTATTTTAAATTACTTTCCAATATTTTATCTTCCATCATACTATGTAGTATGAAGATGGTTACTAACAAGATTACAATGCACAAATTATCTTTTTGAAAATTTTTATTTTCAGATTTTTGTTGACAACCTGCAGAGAGAGTAATGCTAATTGCTACGTGTCTCAAAGAAGATTGTAAAAGTGTTTTTAAATGATACATAACATATTTTCATTGTGAATTTAATATCAATATATGATAAATCCATTccatctattatatatataatataatactgCAATATCAAGTTTTCGGGAAACTATTTTATTCGTAATTACTATTTTGCCCctgtatttattaaatattaaaaattgttaTTTTGGATGGAAATCGAACCCAAGTCAACTATTTGTAAATTAGGCATATCAACGACTTGAATTAGAGACACATTTGTGTAAGTCTTGATAACATGAAGTGTTGATGTAGAGGTTACTTATTTACGTCTTACTCtatatttaatttgatatttattttaatatatctATAAAATATAATGATTTGAAAGTTGATTAATTAACTCATTTCTATGTACTAGTCATTTCTATGTACTAGCTTTATACTAGGGCAAAACAACAcgattatatattttttaattgtacaactttttatttatatttaaatttagagTTTATAGACAACTTTAATAAAAAATTTCGTTTTAAACCCAAATTTCTGGTGTAACATAGCCAACTTATTCTAATCAACGAACCAAAACATGATCTTCTAATCatagtaattttaaaaatatatttttctttgTAACCATTAAACCATGTTAGCCTCTTTATACTaattttataaaagaataatgtaggATATTCATAAGCATAAAATATACAATATCGATAGACGAACAttcgataaataaataaactcatcaaataaattattatcctcggtaaataaaaaaattacattcCTAAATGTATTCATTCATCGAGATTTTATTGTACATGTTTATGACTGTTTAAGGGATGAGCAAACTCGGGCCAAAAACTGAAACCGAAACCGAAACCAAGGACGAaccaaaccgaaccaaaccgcACCATTAAAAACCGAACCAATTAATAACCAAACCGAATAAAAACCGATCCAATAATATCGTTGCGGTTtggttttaatatttttaaaccGAATACAAACCGACCGAACCAAACCCTTCACAGATTTTCAATACACCTGTAATTCACAAGTCAAATGATTACCCTCCATTTTCATTACTTTGGTAATTTGGTTGATTAATTTTTTACCATTAAATTGACGTATGATTTATAAATGTCTTACAATACAATCAAATAATCAGGTTATTCTAACAGGAGCAAAATGTCAAGGGGATTGGCCGGTATAAAAAATAACTCGGTACTTTTTTTAGTCATCTATGGAAGGATATCGTAAAGAAATAGATTTGAGACAAAAATATTTAAAGAAGAAGATTATTCTCTTTACcaaaatatatgtatatccaTTCACGATCTTATAATAAGAGTAGATGATCATTCCCTATGAACCGATAATTAGTTAAAAATTATGAACATAAATAATTTGGAATCAATTTATACCTGCATAAGCACATAATATGTGACGTCAAGTATGCCCATGAATTGCATGGGGGAAGTAATTAATACCGCTGATATTTAAACATGATGAGAAGATAAAAAAAAACTCTTAAAATAATGCACATAACGATCATCGCCAATTTCACGATAATTTTGAAATTTTCATTActgttaaaaattaaaaacatTTCGGTATGAAATATTTAGCTACCATCATTAATAATAATCATGCTCTATTTCAATGATTTGAATTAATTCTTATTGCATAGTTAATtcaaatcatttattttaaaGAGTAAAATGATTAGtaaagaaaattaaaataatattttcctTTATACTACAATCACTCTGAATATTACACGTTCttacatattttttttataaatatactCATATTCTTCGGCTacaaatatttgtaaaatatattaaataaatattaaaatatttaaaaattaatagaTAAGAATTGCCCGTGCCTTGCACGGATTTACGATTTAGTTTACTATAACAAGTCAGGAAACTCTTGCTCATAGAAGGTTCCAAGCAAATATCAAGAAACTGGTTTAAAAGCTGTCATTTCATTTGTGAATTAGAACAACTCCAATGGTTGGCACCCCTCGTGAGATGCCAACTTTGCCACCtcattatatttaatatattttacaTTATCTCTCTTACACATCACCATTGACATCCCTTATTTTAAAAATGCTACAATGGTTGGCATCAAAGATGCCAACTTCAAAAAAGTGTTGGGACCTATCTTTTAccaaaaaatatattatattattggtTAGAAAACAATACTCCAAATATTAGTTATAAAAAGTGGTGATTAGTGATGATTAACCCTTAGAATTTGTTGGTGAACTTGTTAAAAAATGTGTAATTTAAAAATATGACTTTCAtgtaaaaaaaaaagaaataataagTTTAAAATATAACATGCAAGCAGTAGTTGTAAATAACAACTTTCTAAGATATATTTATTTTACCTTATAACTTGCGTATAAAGAATATGCTCAATTtttaggatatatatatatgcaattaataattttaaaatatttaaattatattttccCGGTACATGATAGATGTTTATACATCGtgcaaaaatataaaatcaaTAAAAGTATATCAAAGaaattatgtatatattcatGTTTGTCTATAATAAAATAGTATTATATTCATTATTGGGACCACCAAGGAAGTTGAAACCCTACTTTATAGGATGCCAATTTTTGACAACCCGAGTTGGCACCCCAATGGCATCCCAACACTCCAATGGAGTGCTAAGAGCATCTCCGATAAAAAGCACCCTCTAGGGGTGCCAAGACTTGCCAACTCACTAAAAATaatagttttttattttattttcttccATGTCAAATGTAGCAACTTTTATTAGCACCTCTTCAAGTTGCCTAAATGGTCCCCATATTTGATAAATAAATGAATATGATACAATAAAAGAGGAAGTTGTAATTTACACACATCTAGTACAAAATGTAATTTTAGCTATTACGAGGGGGTGGTAAGAGGTTGACAAAAATTGACAACTTCTCTTGGCAACCTTTAAGCACTCTTGACTCTTCAATAGAAAGACACCTAAAAGTGTTTGCCACGTAGATGTTGGCACCCTTACAAGTACCCCCTATTGGAGATACTCTAAGAAGAGTGCCAAGCCACGTAATGCCACGTGGCGTTGACACCCTTCTTGGCACCCACCATTGCAGTTGCTCTTATGATGTCAAACTCAGGGAACTCTACCTGGTAACTGGTTCCAAACAAACAAACAGTCAGACAATCAACTAGAGCAATTTTCAAACATTACTCTGAAAAAATGTACTCCCTCTCCCCCGAATACTTTTCCGTTTGTGTTGAATCCGTTTACCAGTGCACAcatttgattgttaatatctttaatttcatattaatattaaatataaaaatttcattatatTAAAATACTCGTAAATATGAATCCAACAAGATCACTCATtactatatttgatcttatagactagacgtaaattagtagtcaatcgcttaccaAAAATAGTGTAAAAAATCAAAACAGAAAACGTTTTTTTAGGACGAAAGGAGTAACAAACATTAGGCCATCTCCAACAGTTATGATCCAAAAATCCAAATTTAGATCACCAACTGATCCAAATACTGATCCAAATTTCTGACCAACTCCAACAGTGTGATCCAAATTTCTGATCCAAATTactttttacatataataatatataaatattatattaaataattttatcttaaatttaccatttaatcttaattaataatttgtaatatccgggatatatcgtgtaagtatttttgctaataaataattaatatatgtgttcagtatctgttctgtgaattaattgttaagtgttaaatatgtttggatatttaaaaatattattaattgagtattttaatttttatatgtctaaaataaaatatagataattgtcatatcttcctaattatttttatgttaatttatgaatttataaggatcatacgaaatttataaaatctttttccgggtatttaaaatctattttataaaaacgggaaccaaccgacttcatccgttgttacgtttttggaacccgaaactcttccgggaactccttcctaacctaattataatattccgagcatattccatgtttcgactttttcgatccggcgtacggtttgtcctgcgcgggtcccgacgcaacattttcgatacaatattcgtttcggtaaatcaataaaactcgcaTTTTCGATAAaagggagctttttattaaactatcccaattatcatctcgtagtacgtgtaaccaggcgctgagaccaagaccgcagtacaaattgtactgatttggataattatcctgaaaaccgataccctttgaatcagtttttacaaataaacgtaccgttttatatctggaatgatccaacgggatactaattttccgtaattataaatagtcttttaccgtattttatttcgtatcaaaatcatttgcagtcagttaattatataattttccagagaaaaaccctaaattcataaaaccttctgagaatcaaactacaatttcaaggtgttattgaaatcagttggaaaagttggagtaaccaaatcgaaggtctcaaggagtactaccagattctgtgttccatatcactgcagaaatcaaggtttattttctgaaaatttatttattttcgaattatttttattaaaaatatgaatttttgttcggatgattgtttgtatgatttgatgattgcatgttgtagagtttgttttcctgatgattttcatatgtcatacgtctgatttggagttcaataacatgctcaaaagtgggtttaattctcgaatttcaGAATTAGGgttaacccgtatgaatgttttcaattgaaatttgaggctttttgatttaggggttattagctgttgatttatagtggattacgttccttatgaaatttgcaatcaattggtatatagctcgttaacagaggatgcttgaatcgtagggagttgtctttttaagttttcgatgtttccccggaaaccgacgatgttcttggccaatttccagccaagtctggggttattgatatgttttgattgcatgaatcgattcctggttgtctgtagatgttatatggagcttgtggtggggtgagAATGTCGGGAACGcattctccggccatccccgaagtttttccggcgacccccgtcaaaattgcagtttagtacctcaTTTTTTGAAACCGTTGAAGTTCAGTCCTTGAATtttccagagttttcaaaaataggattcctgttttaaaattattcaaaaatcatatttcctatttatttttattataaaaattcgattttaatttctgaaaattccaaaaaaattattattttaattctaaaaattatttttaattcaaaaataaatctgaattagttagttaattaatttcagttaatttctaattgattaattggtcaattaattcagaaattagttgattaattgatttaattaattattaattaattttaattaattatttaattggatttaattatttaaaaatgatttaaaaattccgaaaaatagtttcgagttttaaaatattaatctaaattattttcaaggctcgataattattataaaattgttttgaagccagaattggcctaccgaaccctatttattattCCAAAATCGATCCAACTACCCGT
This sequence is a window from Apium graveolens cultivar Ventura chromosome 9, ASM990537v1, whole genome shotgun sequence. Protein-coding genes within it:
- the LOC141684825 gene encoding L-galactose dehydrogenase, giving the protein MAKMELRELGNTGLKLSSVGFGASPLGSVFGPVSDEVAIATVRQAFTLGINFFDTSPYYGGTLSEKVLGKALKASGVPRNEYFVSTKCGRYKEGFDFSADRVTRSIDESLARLQLDYVDILQCHDIEFGSLDQIVNETIPALQKLKETGKIRFIGITGLPLEIFTYVLDRVPLGTVDVILSYCHYGINDSALEDLLPYLKSKGVGVISASPLAMGLLTENGPPEWHPASNELKAACQAAAVFCKGKGKNISKLAMQYSLSNKDIASVLVGMSSVQQVEENVASATELATAGIDEKTLSEVKEILKPVKNQTWPSGIQS